The Thermus filiformis genome contains a region encoding:
- a CDS encoding ABC transporter substrate-binding protein: protein MRKLAFLAAIGAVLAFGVAQAQVTIRVAGDSTAVGEGGRWMKEKVEEWARKTGNKVEYIDSPADTNDRLALYQQYWAAKSPDVDVYMIDVIWPGIVAPHALDLKQYFSEAELKEFFPRIVENNTIGGKLTSIPFFTDAGLLYYRTDLLQKYGYKNPPRTWAELEQMAKKVMEGERKTNKDFWGFVFQGKAYEGLTCDALEWIYSFGGGRIIEKDGRISVNNPKAALALNTIRRYVGTIAPPGVTSYAEEEARNVFQQGNALFMRNWPYAYALGQAEGSPVRGKIAVTVLPKGSADAPNAATLGGWQLMVSAYTRHPKEAADLVKYLASYEVQKDNAVRLSRLPTRPALYNDKDVLAKNPWFKDLLPVFQNAVSRPSDVAGAKYNQASEAIWTEVHNALTGRKTGEQAVRDLEARLKRILR, encoded by the coding sequence ATGAGGAAACTGGCGTTTTTGGCGGCGATCGGGGCGGTCCTGGCCTTCGGGGTGGCCCAGGCCCAGGTCACCATCCGGGTGGCGGGCGACTCCACCGCGGTGGGCGAGGGCGGGCGCTGGATGAAGGAGAAGGTGGAGGAGTGGGCGAGGAAGACCGGGAACAAGGTGGAGTACATTGACTCCCCGGCGGACACCAACGACCGCCTCGCCCTCTACCAGCAGTACTGGGCGGCCAAAAGCCCGGACGTGGACGTCTACATGATTGACGTCATCTGGCCGGGCATCGTGGCCCCGCACGCGTTGGACCTCAAGCAGTACTTCTCGGAGGCCGAGCTTAAGGAGTTCTTCCCCCGCATCGTGGAGAACAACACCATCGGGGGCAAGCTCACCTCCATCCCCTTCTTCACCGACGCAGGGCTTTTGTACTACCGCACCGACCTCCTCCAGAAGTACGGGTACAAGAACCCCCCCAGGACCTGGGCCGAGCTGGAGCAGATGGCCAAGAAGGTGATGGAAGGGGAGCGGAAGACCAACAAGGACTTCTGGGGCTTCGTCTTCCAGGGCAAGGCCTACGAGGGGCTGACCTGCGACGCCCTGGAGTGGATCTACTCCTTTGGGGGCGGCCGGATCATTGAGAAGGACGGCCGCATCTCCGTCAACAACCCCAAGGCCGCCCTGGCCCTGAACACCATCCGCCGCTACGTGGGCACCATCGCACCCCCCGGCGTGACCAGCTACGCGGAGGAGGAGGCCCGGAACGTCTTCCAGCAGGGGAACGCCCTTTTCATGCGTAACTGGCCCTACGCCTACGCCCTGGGCCAGGCGGAGGGGAGCCCCGTCCGGGGTAAGATCGCGGTCACGGTGCTGCCCAAGGGGAGCGCGGACGCCCCGAACGCGGCCACCCTGGGCGGCTGGCAGCTCATGGTCTCCGCCTACACCCGCCACCCCAAGGAGGCGGCTGACCTGGTGAAGTACCTCGCCTCCTATGAGGTGCAGAAGGACAACGCCGTCCGGCTCTCCCGCCTGCCCACCCGGCCCGCCCTTTACAACGACAAGGACGTCCTGGCCAAGAACCCCTGGTTCAAGGACCTCCTGCCCGTCTTCCAGAACGCGGTCTCCCGTCCTTCCGACGTGGCGGGGGCCAAGTACAACCAGGCCTCCGAGGCCATCTGGACCGAGGTCCACAACGCCCTGACCGGCAGGAAGACCGGCGAGCAGGCGGTGCGGGACCTCGAGGCCCGCCTTAAGCGCATTCTGCGCTAG
- a CDS encoding peptidylprolyl isomerase, which produces MFGINRRIITILFGLLAVAFAVGAILLFTPQAGQSQRGKPVLWVNGKAVYELDLLRLQGNDPLYAANPQGLLKALVDTHFLEQVILTEALKQDAARVRVSAAEVKKEVDRIREQFGLKDKKVYDQFLNQVGYTDAQLREEIKQSLRIQKRLQQIQEAVKPTPEEVRFYFTLFKEEYKGEAQVKARQIVLDDKAKALEALAKAKAGEDFAQLAQTYSKVGAEQGGALGAEPGKSEPRPVTKVVFPEAVAQEVFRLKGPGLVGPVEAGGRYYLVKVEEYIPPKEPSFEEVKAKVEEDAKKAKADGALEAYLEELRAKAQVRFAENMGYQYKNPAVATVEPEGGKKVEILLAQVLQPVFSNPQMAQLLQQGLGELAVQFFLPSTLDQLINREILVQEAQKSGQPFIGSKDEIAQAVQLWKTQDVSVTDAEVKDFYAKNPALFTVPASAEVKVVTFKDEAQAKAFREAALKSGNLEALAKAQEGELTDHGAVNPGVLPAVLDRLVFRVKDSFPKGPAGEVSEVVKLEDGSFVVLIVNNRKAEVLRPLSEVYEEAKALALSQKRSRAAQAWVEELRKKAKVENRLNQVLAELTPKEAPKESPAPSTPEAPAKP; this is translated from the coding sequence GTGTTCGGGATAAACAGGCGCATCATCACGATTCTGTTCGGGCTTCTGGCCGTGGCCTTCGCCGTGGGGGCCATCCTCCTCTTCACCCCCCAGGCGGGCCAGAGTCAGCGGGGCAAACCCGTCCTCTGGGTCAACGGAAAGGCGGTCTACGAGCTGGACCTCCTGCGGCTCCAGGGCAACGACCCCCTCTACGCCGCCAACCCCCAGGGCCTCCTGAAGGCCCTGGTGGACACCCACTTCCTGGAGCAGGTCATCCTCACCGAGGCCCTGAAGCAGGACGCGGCCCGGGTGCGGGTGAGCGCGGCCGAGGTCAAGAAGGAGGTGGACCGCATCAGGGAGCAGTTCGGCCTCAAGGACAAGAAGGTCTATGACCAGTTCCTCAACCAGGTGGGCTACACCGACGCCCAGCTCCGGGAGGAGATCAAGCAGAGCCTGAGGATCCAGAAGCGGCTCCAGCAGATCCAGGAGGCGGTCAAGCCCACCCCAGAGGAGGTCCGGTTCTACTTCACCCTCTTCAAGGAAGAGTACAAGGGAGAGGCCCAGGTCAAGGCCCGGCAGATCGTTCTGGACGACAAGGCAAAAGCATTGGAAGCCCTGGCCAAGGCCAAGGCGGGGGAGGACTTCGCCCAGCTCGCCCAGACCTACTCCAAGGTGGGGGCGGAGCAGGGGGGCGCCCTCGGCGCCGAGCCGGGGAAGAGCGAGCCCCGTCCGGTGACCAAGGTGGTCTTCCCCGAGGCGGTGGCCCAGGAGGTCTTCCGCCTCAAGGGGCCGGGCCTGGTGGGGCCGGTAGAAGCGGGGGGGCGGTACTACCTCGTCAAGGTGGAGGAGTACATCCCCCCCAAGGAGCCCTCCTTTGAGGAGGTCAAGGCCAAGGTGGAGGAGGACGCCAAGAAGGCCAAGGCGGACGGGGCCCTCGAGGCCTACCTGGAAGAGCTCAGGGCCAAGGCCCAGGTCCGCTTCGCGGAGAACATGGGCTACCAGTACAAGAACCCTGCAGTGGCCACGGTGGAGCCCGAGGGCGGAAAGAAGGTGGAGATCCTCCTCGCCCAGGTGCTCCAGCCCGTCTTCTCCAACCCGCAGATGGCCCAGCTCCTCCAGCAGGGCCTGGGGGAGCTGGCGGTCCAGTTCTTCCTCCCCTCCACCTTGGACCAGCTCATCAACCGGGAGATCCTGGTCCAGGAGGCCCAGAAGTCGGGCCAGCCCTTCATCGGCTCCAAGGACGAGATCGCCCAGGCGGTCCAGCTCTGGAAGACCCAGGACGTGAGCGTGACGGACGCGGAGGTGAAGGACTTCTACGCCAAGAACCCCGCCCTCTTCACCGTTCCCGCCTCCGCCGAGGTCAAGGTGGTGACCTTCAAGGACGAGGCCCAGGCCAAGGCCTTCCGGGAGGCGGCGCTTAAGAGCGGGAACCTCGAGGCCCTGGCCAAGGCCCAGGAGGGCGAGCTGACCGACCACGGGGCGGTCAATCCCGGCGTTTTGCCCGCCGTCTTGGACCGGCTGGTCTTCAGGGTGAAGGACTCCTTCCCCAAGGGCCCCGCGGGGGAGGTGAGCGAGGTGGTCAAGCTGGAGGACGGGAGCTTCGTGGTGCTCATCGTGAACAACCGCAAGGCCGAGGTCCTGAGGCCCCTGTCCGAGGTCTACGAGGAGGCCAAGGCCCTGGCCCTCTCCCAGAAGCGGTCCAGGGCCGCCCAGGCCTGGGTGGAGGAGCTCAGGAAGAAGGCCAAGGTTGAGAACCGGCTGAACCAGGTCCTGGCCGAGCTCACCCCCAAGGAGGCCCCTAAGGAGAGCCCCGCGCCCAGCACCCCGGAAGCCCCGGCCAAGCCCTGA
- a CDS encoding MFS transporter yields MVPLLLAWLHTTNDLFSNFLTPLLPKLMAHFGVGLGTAGLLVSVYSLTGSLFQPVAGLIADRMDRRLLAALGPVAVALGLGSLGLWRDFSALLVVLGLAGFGSALFHASGAALVGQSAPRERRGFWLSFFGSAGYLGLSLGPLVALFVVNLWGLGGLFYLTPLALVPALLLLRTPPARVRGRPAGFADLSRVFRGEVAKLWGMATLRSLVFMSFSTTMPYWYHLKGLSDYYTGLSLSVYSFSATLGTLLGGTLSDRLGRKRVLVGTLTFALPLYLGLLFLPPENPLYLVLLAVTGALMNAGIPVATAMAQELEPKQMATVSGLLMGFTWGFAGLFYAPIGRAIELFGVLPVLLALGVLLLPAWGLAAWVREPRKIEA; encoded by the coding sequence ATGGTCCCCCTTCTTTTGGCCTGGCTCCACACCACCAACGACCTCTTCTCCAACTTCCTCACCCCCCTTTTGCCCAAGCTCATGGCCCACTTCGGTGTGGGCCTGGGCACGGCGGGGCTTCTGGTTTCCGTCTATTCCCTGACCGGGAGCCTCTTCCAGCCGGTGGCGGGCCTCATTGCGGACCGGATGGACCGCAGGCTCCTCGCCGCCCTGGGCCCTGTGGCGGTGGCCCTGGGCCTGGGGAGCCTGGGCCTTTGGAGGGACTTCTCTGCCCTCCTTGTGGTTCTGGGCCTGGCCGGCTTTGGCTCCGCCCTCTTCCACGCCTCGGGGGCGGCCCTGGTGGGGCAGAGCGCCCCCAGGGAGCGGCGGGGCTTCTGGCTTTCCTTCTTCGGCTCCGCGGGGTACCTGGGGCTTTCCCTGGGGCCTTTGGTGGCCCTCTTCGTGGTCAACCTCTGGGGGCTTGGGGGGCTTTTCTACCTCACCCCCTTGGCCCTCGTCCCGGCCCTCCTCCTCTTGCGCACCCCGCCGGCGCGGGTGCGGGGGAGGCCGGCCGGATTCGCTGACCTTTCCAGGGTCTTCCGGGGCGAGGTGGCCAAGCTCTGGGGGATGGCCACCCTGCGGAGCCTGGTCTTCATGAGCTTTTCCACTACCATGCCCTACTGGTACCACCTGAAGGGGCTTTCCGACTACTACACCGGCCTTTCCCTCTCCGTCTACAGCTTCTCCGCCACCTTGGGCACCCTCCTGGGGGGGACGCTCTCCGACCGGCTGGGCCGGAAGCGGGTTCTGGTGGGGACTTTAACCTTCGCCCTTCCCCTTTACCTGGGCCTCCTCTTCCTCCCCCCGGAGAACCCCCTTTACCTGGTCCTTTTGGCGGTGACGGGGGCCTTGATGAACGCCGGGATCCCCGTGGCCACCGCCATGGCCCAGGAGCTCGAGCCCAAGCAGATGGCCACCGTCTCCGGCCTCCTCATGGGCTTCACCTGGGGGTTCGCGGGCCTCTTCTACGCCCCCATCGGGCGGGCCATTGAGCTTTTCGGCGTGCTGCCCGTCCTTCTGGCCTTGGGGGTCCTGCTTCTTCCCGCCTGGGGCCTGGCCGCCTGGGTGCGGGAGCCCCGTAAGATAGAGGCATGA
- a CDS encoding carbohydrate ABC transporter permease, whose amino-acid sequence MRLLSRLLFYLLVAFIVVYSVFPFYWAVISSFKPSDALFSANPSFLPIPFTLDHYKNVFLQANFGRNLLNSLIVAGGATLLSLFLGVLAAYALGRLPFPPKNAVLYIVLAMTMFPQISVLSGLFILLRATGLFNTHLGLILSYLLFTLPFTIWVLTGYFRGLPRELEEAAYVDGATPLQTLFRIMLPLTGPGLVTTGLLAFIAAWNEYLFALTFTVGDRVKTVPPAIASFGGATPFEIPWGSIMAASVVVTVPLVVLVLVFQQRIVAGLTAGAVKG is encoded by the coding sequence GTGAGGCTCTTAAGCCGCCTGCTCTTTTACCTCCTGGTGGCCTTCATTGTGGTCTACAGCGTCTTCCCCTTCTACTGGGCGGTGATCTCCAGCTTCAAGCCCTCGGACGCCCTCTTCTCCGCCAACCCCAGCTTCCTCCCCATCCCCTTCACCCTGGACCACTACAAGAACGTCTTCCTCCAGGCCAACTTCGGCCGCAACCTCCTCAACTCCCTGATCGTGGCCGGGGGGGCGACCCTCCTCTCCCTCTTCCTGGGCGTCCTGGCCGCCTATGCCCTGGGGAGGCTCCCCTTCCCGCCCAAAAACGCCGTGCTCTATATCGTCCTCGCCATGACCATGTTCCCCCAGATCTCCGTCCTCTCCGGCCTCTTCATCCTCCTTAGGGCCACGGGCCTCTTCAACACCCACCTGGGCCTCATCCTTTCCTACCTCCTCTTCACCCTGCCCTTCACCATCTGGGTCCTCACCGGCTACTTCCGGGGCCTTCCGAGGGAGCTCGAGGAGGCCGCCTACGTGGACGGGGCCACCCCTTTGCAGACGCTTTTCCGCATCATGCTCCCCCTCACCGGGCCCGGGTTGGTGACCACCGGGCTTCTGGCCTTCATCGCCGCCTGGAACGAGTACCTCTTCGCCCTCACCTTCACCGTGGGGGACCGGGTGAAGACCGTCCCCCCGGCCATCGCCAGCTTCGGCGGGGCCACCCCCTTTGAGATCCCCTGGGGTTCTATCATGGCGGCGAGCGTGGTGGTCACCGTGCCCCTGGTGGTCCTGGTCCTGGTCTTCCAGCAGCGGATTGTGGCCGGCCTGACGGCCGGGGCGGTCAAGGGGTGA
- a CDS encoding 2-oxo acid dehydrogenase subunit E2: MEVKLPDLGEGVAAATVVGVLVKEGDRVEPDTPVLELETDKAVMELPAGVAGRVVRVLAKVGEEVRPGQVVLEVEPEAEAVPSAAPSSAEAPRREPPPAPTPPTPPAPLPSGTQEERLIPAAPSVRRLARELGVEISRVVGTGLAGRITEEDVRRAAGLTPPPPSPKEVAEVPRPPLPDFAKWGPVRREAMSSVRKATLRAMAQAWSQVPMVTHFDRADVTGLEEVRKRYAPRAEAQGVRLTLTAFILKAVALTLKAFPKFNASLDPEAGEVIYKDYVHLGVAVDTPHGLLVPVVRDVDRKGVFAIARELGELSAKARERRLALEEMQGASFSVSNLGGIGGTGFTPIVNWPEVAILGVSRSEVQPVWDGEAFQPRLLMPFSLTYDHRLIDGAEAARFCRHLAGLLEDPMLLALEG; encoded by the coding sequence ATGGAGGTCAAGCTACCCGACTTGGGCGAAGGCGTGGCCGCGGCCACGGTGGTGGGGGTTTTGGTGAAGGAGGGGGACCGGGTGGAGCCGGACACCCCGGTCCTGGAGCTGGAGACGGACAAGGCGGTCATGGAGCTGCCCGCCGGGGTGGCGGGGAGGGTGGTCCGGGTCCTGGCCAAGGTGGGGGAGGAGGTCCGGCCCGGCCAGGTGGTGCTCGAGGTGGAGCCGGAGGCGGAAGCGGTGCCCTCCGCCGCGCCTTCTTCGGCTGAGGCTCCAAGGCGGGAGCCGCCCCCCGCGCCCACCCCGCCCACGCCCCCCGCCCCTCTACCCTCCGGGACCCAGGAGGAGCGGCTCATCCCCGCTGCTCCCTCCGTCCGGCGGCTCGCCCGGGAGCTGGGGGTGGAGATCTCCCGGGTGGTGGGGACGGGCCTGGCGGGGCGCATCACCGAGGAGGATGTGCGCCGGGCGGCGGGCCTGACACCGCCCCCCCCTTCCCCCAAGGAGGTGGCCGAGGTGCCCCGCCCCCCCCTGCCCGACTTCGCCAAATGGGGCCCCGTCCGGCGGGAGGCCATGTCCTCGGTGCGCAAGGCCACCCTGCGGGCCATGGCCCAGGCCTGGAGCCAGGTCCCCATGGTTACCCACTTTGACCGGGCCGACGTGACCGGCCTCGAGGAGGTGCGGAAGCGCTACGCCCCCAGGGCGGAGGCCCAGGGGGTCCGGCTCACCCTGACCGCCTTCATCCTCAAGGCGGTGGCCCTCACCCTCAAGGCCTTCCCCAAGTTCAACGCCTCCTTGGACCCCGAGGCGGGGGAGGTCATCTACAAGGACTACGTCCACCTGGGGGTGGCGGTGGACACCCCGCACGGCCTCCTGGTCCCCGTGGTGCGGGACGTGGACCGGAAGGGGGTCTTCGCCATCGCCCGGGAGCTCGGCGAGCTTTCCGCCAAGGCCCGGGAGCGGAGGCTGGCCCTGGAGGAGATGCAGGGGGCGAGCTTCAGCGTCTCCAACCTGGGGGGGATCGGGGGCACGGGGTTCACCCCCATCGTGAACTGGCCCGAGGTGGCGATCCTGGGGGTTTCCCGCTCGGAGGTCCAGCCCGTCTGGGACGGGGAGGCCTTCCAGCCCCGGCTCCTCATGCCCTTCAGCCTCACCTACGACCACCGCCTGATTGACGGGGCGGAGGCGGCCCGGTTCTGCCGCCACCTGGCGGGCCTCCTGGAGGACCCCATGCTTCTGGCCTTGGAAGGATAG
- a CDS encoding glycoside hydrolase family 31 protein, giving the protein MYPVRFSGARAEGGVIHLEGPWFQGRVEGYRKEGHAFLRVFVYHRPEDAGKGSWVVEGLAPLPLFLEGGRVLGEGVGLELDLDPFGLRFSGLRAPLLLAGALVPVGLPEEMVRLSQEGDALKEVLDGLPLGSGYGLLLAEEEGRRYYGLGERTGFLDKKGRRWTNWATDDPHHHPDTDPLYQAHPFLLAKEGERAWGLYLDETWRTVFDLAFTDPETSLVYTEGPTFDLYLIPGPAPLDVVRAYTALTGRAPLPPLWALGYHQCRWSYPDEKTVRKVAEGFWERDIPLEALWLDIDYMEGYKVFTHDPHRFPDLGRLAGDLRARGVKLVAIVDPGVKKEEGYPVYEEGRARGYFVRNRKDEELVGAVWPQPAVWPDFTREEVRDWWGGLHRFYLERGVAGIWNDMNEPAAFQVEGRPAPGKTLPSTAKHGDRWHAEVHNLYGLLMSRATFEGLRRLEPGRRPFVLTRSGFAGVQRYAWVWTGDNSSYYEHLEMSLPMLLNLGLSGVPFVGADIGGFSGDADGELLCRWTWLGAFYPFMRNHSGKGSRRQEPWAFGKRWERCIREAIRFRYRLLPHLYTLAEEASRTGLPLLRPLFLHHPQDPRAEAVHDQALLGEDLLLAPALRPGQTHRLVYLPQGVWYQAFTGEMYASGFHPAPTPLEGIPLYQRAGAAIPFTDPLPHTEGALPWRSLVWQVALGEEIRGRLYEDEGDGYAPGLEALLEGGFDPVSRRLYLRLKDPNLARRLRVEARLLGVRTLREATVPWRKEEDILLDLRAGEAEAWL; this is encoded by the coding sequence GTGTATCCGGTTCGCTTTAGCGGGGCGCGCGCGGAAGGGGGGGTCATCCACCTGGAGGGCCCCTGGTTCCAGGGCCGGGTGGAAGGGTACCGGAAGGAGGGGCACGCCTTCCTTCGGGTCTTCGTCTACCACCGCCCGGAGGACGCCGGGAAGGGGAGCTGGGTGGTGGAGGGCCTCGCCCCCCTGCCCCTCTTCCTGGAGGGCGGGCGGGTCCTGGGGGAAGGGGTGGGCCTCGAGCTGGACCTGGACCCCTTCGGCCTGAGGTTCTCCGGCCTGCGGGCCCCCCTCCTCCTGGCGGGGGCCCTGGTCCCGGTGGGCCTCCCCGAGGAGATGGTGCGGCTTTCCCAGGAGGGGGACGCCCTGAAGGAGGTCCTGGACGGGCTTCCCCTGGGCTCGGGCTACGGGCTTCTCCTGGCCGAGGAGGAGGGGCGGCGCTACTACGGCCTGGGGGAGAGGACCGGGTTTCTGGACAAGAAGGGGCGCCGCTGGACCAACTGGGCCACGGACGACCCCCACCACCACCCGGACACCGACCCCCTGTACCAGGCCCACCCCTTCCTCTTGGCCAAGGAGGGGGAGAGGGCCTGGGGCCTCTATTTGGACGAAACCTGGCGGACGGTCTTTGACCTGGCCTTCACCGACCCCGAGACCAGCCTCGTCTACACGGAGGGGCCCACCTTTGACCTCTACCTCATCCCCGGCCCCGCGCCTTTGGACGTGGTCCGGGCCTACACCGCCCTGACCGGCCGCGCTCCTCTTCCTCCCCTTTGGGCTTTGGGCTACCACCAGTGCCGCTGGAGCTATCCGGACGAAAAGACGGTGCGAAAGGTGGCGGAGGGGTTCTGGGAGCGGGACATCCCCCTCGAGGCCCTCTGGCTGGACATTGACTACATGGAGGGGTACAAGGTCTTCACCCACGACCCCCACCGGTTTCCCGACCTAGGCCGCCTGGCCGGCGACCTGCGGGCCCGGGGGGTCAAGCTGGTGGCCATCGTGGACCCGGGGGTGAAGAAGGAGGAGGGCTATCCGGTGTACGAGGAGGGGCGGGCCCGGGGCTACTTCGTCCGCAACCGCAAGGACGAGGAGCTGGTGGGGGCGGTCTGGCCTCAGCCCGCCGTCTGGCCCGACTTCACCCGGGAGGAGGTGCGCGACTGGTGGGGCGGCCTGCACCGCTTCTACCTGGAGCGGGGGGTGGCCGGCATCTGGAACGACATGAACGAGCCCGCCGCCTTCCAGGTGGAGGGCCGCCCGGCCCCGGGCAAGACCCTCCCCTCCACGGCCAAGCACGGCGATCGGTGGCACGCGGAGGTGCACAACCTCTACGGCCTCCTGATGAGCCGGGCCACCTTTGAGGGGCTGAGGCGCCTGGAGCCCGGAAGGCGCCCCTTCGTCCTCACCCGGAGCGGGTTCGCCGGGGTGCAGAGGTACGCCTGGGTCTGGACCGGGGACAACTCCAGCTACTACGAGCACCTGGAGATGTCCCTGCCCATGCTCCTCAACCTGGGGCTTTCCGGGGTGCCCTTCGTGGGGGCGGACATCGGGGGGTTCTCGGGGGACGCGGACGGGGAGCTCCTCTGCCGCTGGACCTGGCTCGGGGCCTTCTACCCCTTCATGCGCAACCACTCGGGCAAGGGAAGCCGCCGCCAGGAGCCTTGGGCCTTTGGGAAGCGGTGGGAGCGGTGCATACGGGAGGCCATCCGCTTCCGCTACCGCCTCCTGCCCCACCTCTACACCCTGGCGGAGGAGGCGAGCCGCACGGGGCTTCCCCTTCTGCGCCCCCTCTTCCTCCATCACCCCCAGGACCCCCGGGCGGAGGCGGTGCACGACCAGGCCCTCCTGGGGGAGGACCTCCTCCTCGCCCCCGCCCTCCGCCCCGGCCAGACCCACCGGCTGGTCTACCTGCCCCAGGGGGTCTGGTACCAGGCCTTCACCGGGGAGATGTACGCTTCGGGGTTCCACCCGGCCCCCACCCCTCTGGAGGGGATCCCCCTTTACCAGAGGGCGGGCGCGGCCATCCCCTTCACCGACCCCCTTCCCCACACCGAGGGGGCCCTGCCCTGGCGGAGCCTGGTCTGGCAGGTGGCCCTGGGGGAGGAGATCCGGGGGCGGCTTTACGAGGACGAGGGGGACGGGTACGCCCCGGGCCTCGAGGCCCTCTTGGAGGGCGGGTTTGACCCGGTCTCCCGGCGGCTTTACCTGCGGCTCAAGGACCCCAACCTGGCGAGGAGGCTCCGGGTGGAGGCCCGGCTTTTGGGGGTAAGGACCCTGCGGGAGGCCACGGTTCCCTGGCGCAAGGAGGAGGACATCCTCCTGGACCTGAGGGCGGGGGAGGCGGAGGCCTGGCTTTAA
- a CDS encoding universal stress protein, translated as MNLLLATDGSPPARSAEVLAEWLAYKLQARLRVLFVRDERLIRLPQLLDLGALSIPLPVRHQELEEALTLKGEAVLERVRKSAEEAGLPVEAFLETGLPHEVIVRHARTTDLLVMGRAGEAHLGEFLGLGSTADRVLRTCPTPVLLAPLAYVEPQGAVLGYNATESAVRALRTLRPLAKALGLLVRVVSVHEDPVVAGAWALEAEAYLQEEGVRTEALAFSGDPAEHLLRLAGPEDLLALGAPVRRFVLGSTAEHVVRHALGPVLTVR; from the coding sequence ATGAACCTCCTCCTGGCCACCGATGGCTCGCCCCCGGCCCGAAGCGCCGAGGTCCTGGCGGAGTGGCTGGCCTACAAGCTCCAGGCCCGGCTCCGCGTCCTTTTCGTGCGGGACGAGCGGCTCATCCGCCTGCCCCAGCTTCTGGACCTGGGGGCCCTGAGCATCCCCCTGCCCGTGCGGCACCAGGAGCTCGAGGAGGCCCTCACCCTGAAGGGGGAGGCGGTGCTGGAGCGGGTCCGGAAAAGCGCCGAGGAGGCGGGGCTTCCGGTGGAGGCCTTCCTGGAGACCGGCCTCCCCCACGAGGTCATCGTCCGCCATGCCCGCACCACTGACCTTCTGGTGATGGGCCGGGCCGGGGAGGCCCACCTGGGGGAGTTCCTGGGCCTGGGGAGCACCGCGGACCGCGTCCTGCGCACCTGCCCCACCCCGGTCCTCCTGGCCCCCCTGGCCTACGTGGAGCCCCAGGGGGCGGTCCTGGGGTATAACGCCACGGAGAGCGCCGTCCGGGCCCTCCGCACCCTGCGGCCTCTGGCCAAGGCCCTGGGGCTCCTCGTCCGGGTGGTGAGCGTCCACGAGGACCCGGTGGTGGCCGGGGCTTGGGCCCTGGAGGCGGAGGCCTACCTCCAGGAGGAGGGGGTGCGGACCGAGGCCCTGGCCTTTTCCGGCGACCCGGCGGAGCACCTCCTGCGCCTGGCCGGGCCGGAGGACCTTTTGGCCCTGGGGGCGCCGGTGCGCCGGTTCGTCCTGGGGAGCACGGCGGAGCACGTGGTCCGGCACGCCTTGGGCCCCGTCCTGACCGTCCGATAA
- a CDS encoding carbohydrate ABC transporter permease → MLTLRQTRLAWALVLPTLLVVLLVAGYPLAQVFYWSFYKADIAFVEKPEFIGFENYLYLLQDPDFRLAFWNTLRFTVVSVSLETFLGLAIALVINSRFRGRGLVRTAILIPWAIPTVVSAQMWKWMLNDVYGVVNVLGVKLGLLSQKVAFLAKPELILPSIIAVDVWKTTPFMALLLLAGLQLIPEELYEAASIDGASRWQQFWTITLPLLTPALVVALIFRTLDALRVFDVIFVMAGVNPATKSLAIYNRQVLIDFQDLGYGSAVSVAILVIIFVFVLLYMRSVGREVVR, encoded by the coding sequence ATGCTCACCCTTAGGCAGACCCGGCTGGCCTGGGCCCTGGTCCTCCCTACCCTCCTGGTGGTCCTCCTGGTGGCGGGCTACCCCCTGGCCCAGGTCTTTTACTGGTCCTTCTACAAAGCGGATATCGCCTTCGTGGAAAAGCCCGAGTTTATCGGGTTTGAGAACTACCTTTACCTCCTCCAGGACCCCGATTTCCGCCTGGCCTTCTGGAACACCCTCCGCTTCACCGTGGTCTCGGTGAGCCTGGAGACCTTTTTGGGCCTGGCCATCGCCCTGGTCATCAACTCCCGCTTCCGGGGGCGGGGCCTGGTGCGGACGGCCATCCTCATCCCCTGGGCCATCCCCACCGTGGTCTCGGCCCAGATGTGGAAGTGGATGCTGAACGACGTGTACGGGGTCGTCAACGTCCTGGGGGTGAAGCTGGGCCTCCTCTCCCAGAAGGTGGCCTTTCTGGCCAAACCCGAGCTGATCCTCCCCTCCATCATCGCGGTGGACGTGTGGAAGACCACCCCCTTCATGGCCCTTCTGCTCCTGGCGGGCCTACAGCTCATCCCGGAGGAGCTGTACGAGGCGGCGAGCATTGACGGGGCCAGCCGCTGGCAGCAGTTCTGGACCATCACCCTCCCCCTCCTGACCCCGGCCTTGGTGGTGGCCCTGATCTTCCGCACCCTGGACGCCCTCAGGGTCTTTGACGTGATCTTCGTCATGGCGGGGGTGAACCCTGCCACCAAGAGCCTGGCCATTTACAACCGGCAGGTCCTTATTGACTTCCAGGACCTGGGGTACGGCTCGGCGGTGAGCGTGGCCATCCTGGTCATTATCTTCGTCTTCGTTCTCCTCTATATGCGCAGCGTGGGAAGGGAGGTGGTGCGGTGA